In Panicum virgatum strain AP13 chromosome 4N, P.virgatum_v5, whole genome shotgun sequence, a single window of DNA contains:
- the LOC120669829 gene encoding G-type lectin S-receptor-like serine/threonine-protein kinase SD2-5: MSGGSQKAANWKSLSFVIMEACIGHCGHSKCTIMLWILMIANLWIMCSSSTQKQVLPPGFSGSEMDYIDNDGIFLLSNGSIFGFGFVTNSVSDSASYLLAVVHLATTSIVWSANSNSPVSHSDNFVFDKDGNAYLQSGDSTVWTANISGKGATSMQLLDSGNLIVFGKDSSSPLWQSFSHPTDTLLSGQSFVEGMTLVSRSNTQNMTYTLQIKSGDMMLYAGLQTPQPYWSALQDNRMIVDKNGNNIYSANLSSRSWLFYDQAGLLQSQLVIAQQGDANTTLAAVLGNDGLITFYILQTVNGKSTLPITVPQDSCDMPAYCKPYSICNRGTGCQCPSALSSYANCNPGIISPCNSKDKFQLAQLDTGVGYVGTSFKSPVPKTNLTGCKNYCMVNCSCIAVFFDQTSGNCFLFDQIGSLQQKDGGKSSFASFIKVSSSNRGSEQGGSGSGRLTIIIVVIIVGTLVVIGVLVYVGFRIYRRRHHPPSQDDAGSSEDDGFLQTISGAPTRYTYKELQDATNNFSDKLGQGGFGSVYLGTLPDGSRIAVKKLEGIGQGKKEFRSEVTIIGSIHHIHLVKLRGFCVEGAHKLLAYEYMAKGSLDRWIFQSNEGSSLLDWDTRFNIALGTAKGLTYLHQDCESKIIHCDIKPENVLLDDNFLAKVSDFGLAKLMTREQSHVFTTLRGTRGYLAPEWITNYAISEKSDVYSYGMVLLEIISGRKSYDPVESSEKAHFPSYAFKKLEEGDLRDIFDVKLKYNDKDERVQVAIKVALWCIQEDFYQRPSMSKVVQMLEGVCDVPQPPISSQIGYRLYANAFKSSSEEGTSSGMSDNSNALLSAVRLSGPR, translated from the coding sequence ATGAGTGGAGGGTCACAGAAGGCTGCTAACTGGAAAAGCTTGTCTTTTGTAATCATGGAAGCTTGCATTGGTCATTGTGGCCATTCAAAATGCACCATTATGCTGTGGATTCTTATGATAGCCAATCTCTGGATAATGTGCAGCAGTAGTACCCAAAAGCAAGTTCTCCCACCTGGTTTTAGTGGCTCAGAAATGGACTACATTGATAATGATGGAATATTTCTTCTCTCCAATGGTTCTATCTTTGGCTTTGGCTTTGTCACCAACAGCGTGTCAGACAGCGCCTCCTACCTCCTTGCAGTGGTCCATTTGGCCACCACATCTATTGTCTGGTCTGCTAATTCTAACTCTCCAGTTTCCCATTCAGACAACTTTGTGTTTGACAAGGATGGCAATGCCTACCTGCAATCCGGAGACTCCACTGTCTGGACCGCCAATATCTCGGGCAAGGGGGCCACCTCTATGCAGCTGCTGGACTCAGGCAATCTTATAGTGTTTGGCAAGGACAGCTCTTCTCCTCTCTGGCAGAGTTTCAGCCATCCAACAGACACACTCCTGTCTGGCCAGAGCTTTGTTGAGGGGATGACTCTGGTGAGCCGTTCCAATACACAGAACATGACCTATACACTTCAGATCAAATCTGGGGATATGATGTTGTACGCGGGCTTACAGACGCCCCAACCGTACTGGTCCGCGCTGCAGGATAACAGGATGATTGTTGACAAGAATGGCAACAACATATACTCTGCAAACCTGAGTTCACGTTCCTGGTTGTTCTATGATCAAGCAGGGCTTCTTCAATCACAGCTTGTCATCGCGCAGCAGGGCGATGCTAACACCACACTGGCTGCCGTCCTTGGTAATGATGGTTTGATTACCTTCTATATACTCCAGACTGTGAATGGCAAGAGTACTCTGCCTATCACAGTTCCGCAGGACTCGTGTGACATGCCTGCCTACTGCAAGCCGTACTCCATTTGCAACCGTGGTACAGGGTGCCAGTGCCCTTCAGCCCTCAGCTCTTATGCCAACTGCAACCCTGGCATCATATCACCATGCAACTCAAAGGACAAGTTTCAGCTGGCTCAACTGGACACCGGTGTTGGGTATGTTGGCACTAGCTTCAAGTCGCCTGTACCCAAGACAAACCTCACAGGATGCAAGAATTATTGCATGGTTAACTGCTCATGCATCGCTGTATTCTTTGACCAAACGTCAGGCAATTGCTTCCTTTTCGACCAGATAGGTAGCTTGCAACAGAAAGATGGAGGTAAGAGTAGTTTTGCTTCTTTCATCAAGGTGTCAAGCAGTAACCGTGGCTCAGAGCAAGGTGGAAGTGGCAGTGGTAGGCTAACCATCATTATAGTTGTCATTATAGTTGGAACTTTGGTTGTCATAGGGGTCCTTGTGTATGTTGGTTTCCGCATTTACCGAAGGAGACATCATCCACCCTCGCAAGATGATGCTGGTTCATCGGAAGACGATGGTTTCCTGCAAACTATATCAGGAGCACCGACACGCTATACCTACAAGGAGCTCCAGGATGCAACAAACAACTTCTCAGATAAGCTTGGTCAAGGAGGCTTTGGATCTGTGTATCTTGGTACCCTGCCTGATGGCAGTCGCATCGCTGTAAAGAAGCTAGAGGgcataggccaagggaagaaaGAATTCCGCTCTGAGGTGACCATCATTGGCAGCATTCACCATATCCATCTTGTCAAACTCCGAGGTTTCTGTGTCGAGGGTGCTCACAAGCTTCTTGCATATGAATACATGGCAAAGGGGTCACTGGATAGGTGGATTTTCCAAAGTAATGAGGGTTCCTCCCTGCTAGACTGGGATACAAGGTTTAACATTGCACTTGGAACAGCAAAGGGATTGACATACCTCCATCAGGACTGTGAGTCAAAGATCATTCACTGTGACATCAAGCCTGAGAATGTTCTACTTGATGACAACTTCCTTGCGAAGGTGTCTGACTTTGGCCTTGCCAAGTTGATGACCAGGGAGCAGAGCCATGTCTTTACAACGCTCAGAGGCACGCGGGGCTACCTTGCACCTGAATGGATAACGAACTATGCCATCTCAGAGAAGAGTGATGTGTACAGCTATGGGATGGTCCTGCTAGAGATAATCAGTGGGAGGAAGAGCTATGACCCTGTGGAAAGCTCAGAGAAAGCTCACTTCCCCTCCTATGCCTTCAAGAAGCTGGAAGAAGGTGACCTTCGCGATATCTTTGATGTCAAGCTAAAATACAACGACAAGGATGAGCGAGTTCAGGTGGCAATCAAGGTCGCACTGTGGTGCATTCAGGAGGACTTCTATCAGAGACCATCCATGTCGAAGGTCGTACAAATGCTGGAAGGCGTCTGCGACGTGCCCCAGCCACCAATATCTTCGCAGATTGGATACCGGCTTTATGCAAACGCCTTCAAATCGAGCAGTGAAGAGGGAACATCATCAGGGATGTCGGACAACAGCAATGCTCTGCTTTCTGCTGTGCGGCTCTCTGGGCCCAGATGA